From Streptomyces fungicidicus, one genomic window encodes:
- a CDS encoding MFS transporter: protein MSPTTTNPVDAAALPTPSPLIGWLAVVSVMLGIFAIVTTEILPIGLLTSIGSSFTISDGVAGLMMTMPGFLAAVSAPLVTVATARIDRRLMLCAFMLLLALANFLAAAAPDYWLVLVSRVMVGITIGGFWSIGAGLAERLVPPTSVSRATAVIFSAVPLGSVLGVPTGTLLGDLAGWRTAFAVMGALTVGVLIMLLLVVPPLPSVQATRLSDLRGMFRSSNTRFALLLTFLIVLAHFGTYTYVTPFLKRVTHAGDGLITMFLLIYGAAGILGNFLGGARVAQYPRTVFGLAAGLIAAATLLLPMVGHWEAGAIALLIVWGIGYGAVPVASQTWFSKAAPSVPEAASVLFTASFQATISIGALLGGMVLDRTSPSAVMVLGGCTAVIMALTAGAHFTRRLTWPGSADAHE from the coding sequence ATGTCCCCCACCACTACCAACCCAGTCGACGCCGCAGCTCTGCCGACCCCATCGCCGCTGATCGGCTGGCTGGCCGTGGTCTCGGTGATGCTGGGAATCTTCGCCATTGTCACCACTGAGATCCTGCCTATCGGTCTGCTGACCTCGATCGGCTCCAGTTTCACCATCTCAGATGGGGTGGCCGGGCTGATGATGACCATGCCCGGTTTTCTCGCGGCGGTCTCTGCTCCTCTGGTCACTGTGGCCACGGCACGCATCGACCGTCGCCTGATGCTGTGCGCCTTCATGCTCCTGCTGGCCCTGGCGAATTTCCTTGCTGCTGCAGCACCCGACTACTGGCTCGTGCTGGTCTCCAGGGTCATGGTGGGGATCACGATCGGTGGGTTCTGGTCGATAGGCGCTGGGCTGGCAGAACGGTTGGTGCCGCCGACCTCGGTCAGCAGGGCAACCGCCGTGATCTTCTCCGCTGTTCCGTTGGGATCCGTCCTCGGGGTACCGACCGGCACCCTCCTCGGGGATCTCGCTGGGTGGCGTACGGCATTCGCGGTCATGGGTGCGCTGACGGTGGGGGTACTGATCATGCTGCTCCTGGTCGTGCCCCCGTTACCTTCCGTCCAGGCCACCCGGCTGAGCGATCTCAGGGGCATGTTCCGCAGTAGCAATACCCGCTTCGCGCTCCTGCTGACGTTCCTGATCGTGCTCGCCCACTTCGGGACCTACACCTATGTGACGCCGTTCCTAAAACGGGTCACCCATGCCGGCGACGGCCTGATCACCATGTTCTTGTTGATCTATGGCGCTGCCGGTATCCTCGGCAACTTTCTCGGGGGTGCTCGGGTGGCACAGTATCCGCGGACTGTCTTCGGACTTGCGGCCGGACTCATCGCAGCGGCGACCCTTCTGCTGCCCATGGTGGGCCACTGGGAGGCTGGTGCCATTGCCCTGCTGATCGTGTGGGGCATCGGCTATGGCGCTGTGCCGGTCGCCTCGCAGACCTGGTTTTCCAAGGCGGCACCGTCTGTCCCCGAAGCGGCATCGGTTCTGTTCACGGCTTCCTTCCAAGCCACGATCTCCATCGGCGCGCTACTGGGGGGAATGGTCCTGGACCGCACCTCTCCATCCGCGGTCATGGTGCTCGGCGGCTGCACTGCGGTAATCATGGCCCTGACAGCGGGAGCCCACTTCACCAGGCGTCTCACCTGGCCAGGAAGCGCAGACGCACACGAGTAG
- a CDS encoding DUF397 domain-containing protein: MAWLCRLNASNCVELATTPATVLIRDSKDTSGPRLGFSPTTWVTFLTHITK; the protein is encoded by the coding sequence GTGGCGTGGTTGTGTCGGCTGAACGCCTCCAACTGCGTCGAACTCGCCACCACCCCGGCCACCGTCCTCATACGCGACTCGAAGGACACGTCCGGCCCCCGGCTGGGCTTCTCCCCCACCACGTGGGTCACCTTCCTCACGCACATCACGAAGTGA
- a CDS encoding acyltransferase family protein has product MTHGYTTGTGMNPEPAGTYGTPYTVPQQRTTEPAPEPAPAPAPKKPGRDRYLDLLRSIALVRVVVYHLFGWAWLTVLFPSMGVMFALAGSLMARSLKRPAAGVIRSRVRRLLPPLWVFSAVVLAMMFANGWNPSEDPDHGGTWGLIELFNYIVPIGAPPYPWQIGSKSGLLEDTWAVQAAGVLWYLRAYLWFVIASPLLLWLFRKAPWPTLLAPLGLTAIVGTGLVTIPGETGNAVSDFAVYGGCWVLGFAHHDGLLKQIPRYVSVSCASLIMAFGLWWASNHLGPDGWDLNDIPLAQATWSFGFVVILLQYSPSWQELPGRLAKWDKLVTLSNNRAVTIYLWHNLLIMATVPIIDLAYELPFMQSERAVAALDGAYTIWMFALVWPLIGLMVLAVGWVEDIAAKRKPRLWPNGAKTDRPRTSTGSHRG; this is encoded by the coding sequence ATGACCCACGGATACACGACCGGCACGGGCATGAACCCGGAACCGGCGGGCACGTACGGAACGCCGTACACGGTCCCCCAGCAGCGTACGACCGAGCCCGCACCCGAGCCGGCTCCCGCCCCGGCGCCCAAGAAGCCGGGCCGCGACCGGTACCTGGACCTGCTGCGGTCCATCGCCCTGGTCCGCGTCGTGGTGTACCACCTCTTCGGCTGGGCCTGGCTGACGGTGCTGTTCCCGTCGATGGGCGTGATGTTCGCGCTGGCGGGCTCGCTGATGGCGCGTTCGCTGAAGCGTCCGGCGGCGGGCGTGATCCGCAGCCGTGTCCGTCGGCTCCTACCGCCCCTGTGGGTGTTCTCCGCGGTCGTGCTGGCGATGATGTTCGCCAACGGCTGGAACCCGTCCGAGGACCCGGACCACGGGGGCACCTGGGGCCTGATCGAGCTGTTCAACTACATCGTCCCGATCGGCGCACCGCCCTACCCGTGGCAGATCGGCTCGAAGTCCGGACTGCTGGAGGACACCTGGGCGGTGCAGGCCGCGGGCGTCCTGTGGTACCTCCGCGCCTATCTGTGGTTCGTCATCGCGTCGCCCCTGCTGCTCTGGCTGTTCCGCAAGGCACCCTGGCCGACACTGCTCGCACCGCTCGGCCTGACGGCGATCGTCGGCACGGGCCTGGTGACCATCCCCGGCGAGACGGGCAACGCGGTCTCCGACTTCGCGGTCTACGGCGGCTGCTGGGTGCTGGGCTTCGCCCACCACGACGGCCTGCTGAAGCAGATCCCGAGATACGTCTCCGTCTCCTGCGCCTCCCTGATCATGGCCTTCGGCCTGTGGTGGGCCTCGAACCACCTGGGCCCCGACGGCTGGGACCTCAACGACATCCCGCTGGCCCAGGCCACCTGGTCGTTCGGCTTCGTGGTGATCCTGCTCCAGTACTCCCCGTCCTGGCAGGAACTCCCCGGCCGCCTGGCGAAGTGGGACAAGCTGGTGACCCTCTCCAACAACCGCGCGGTCACCATCTACCTGTGGCACAACCTGCTGATCATGGCGACGGTCCCGATCATCGACCTGGCCTACGAACTCCCGTTCATGCAGAGCGAACGCGCGGTCGCCGCCCTCGACGGCGCGTACACCATCTGGATGTTCGCCCTGGTCTGGCCCCTGATCGGCCTGATGGTCCTGGCCGTCGGCTGGGTCGAGGACATCGCGGCGAAGCGCAAGCCGAGACTGTGGCCCAACGGCGCCAAGACCGACCGCCCGCGGACGAGCACCGGGTCCCACCGGGGCTGA
- a CDS encoding polysaccharide deacetylase family protein, whose protein sequence is MASRSHRHRAARQARDGAPRRRVPLRLLLPLLVLVALAAMLMLRGYVHSEILADHRIQKPAPTTEVPKKILEGGPVIDARAGATQSLSVPDHRLVLTFDDGPDPEWTPKVLDVLKKHDAHAVFFVTGTMASRYPDLVKRMVDEGHEIGLHTFNHPDLALQSTKRIDWELSQNQLAITGAAGIRTSLFRPPYSSFSAAMDNESWPVTQYIGSRGYLTVVNNTDSEDWKRPGVAEIIRRATPHGGKGAIVLMHDSGGDRSQTVAALDTFLPDLKAKGYEFDNLTEALDAPSAHSPVTGAELWKGKAWIFLVQASEKITDVLVVGLAIIGTLVIGRFVLMLLLSGAHARRVRRKSFRWGPPVGEPVTVLVPAYNEAKCIENTVRSLMASDHPIEVLVIDDGSTDGTARIVEAMGLPNVRVIRQLNAGKPAALNRGLANARYDIVVMMDGDTVFETSTVRELVQPFGDPRVGAVAGNAKVGNKDSLIGAWQHIEYVMGFNLDRRMYDILGCMPTIPGAVGAFRRSALEPFGGMSDDTLAEDTDVTMALHRAGWRVVYAENARAWTEAPETVQQLWSQRYRWSYGTMQAIWKHRRAVIEKGPSGRFGRVGLPFVSLFMVVAPLLAPLIDVFLLYGIVFGPTQKTIVAWLGVLAIQAVCAAYAFRLDRERMTHLISLPLQQILYRQLMYVVLLQSWITALTGGRLRWQKLRRTGVVEAPVGGAVPRQRAQRSDDRRPVA, encoded by the coding sequence ATGGCATCCCGTTCCCACCGTCACCGGGCCGCCCGCCAGGCCCGTGACGGAGCCCCGCGCCGCCGCGTGCCCCTGCGCCTGCTGCTCCCGCTGCTCGTCCTCGTCGCCCTGGCGGCGATGCTCATGCTGCGCGGCTACGTGCACAGCGAGATCCTCGCCGACCACCGCATACAGAAGCCCGCGCCCACCACCGAGGTGCCGAAGAAGATCCTCGAGGGCGGCCCGGTCATCGACGCCCGCGCCGGCGCGACGCAGAGCCTCAGCGTGCCCGACCACCGCCTCGTGCTCACCTTCGACGACGGCCCGGACCCGGAGTGGACGCCGAAGGTCCTCGACGTGCTGAAGAAGCACGACGCGCACGCCGTCTTCTTCGTCACCGGCACCATGGCCTCCCGCTACCCGGACCTCGTGAAGCGCATGGTCGACGAGGGCCACGAGATCGGCCTGCACACCTTCAACCACCCCGACCTCGCCCTCCAGTCCACCAAGCGCATCGACTGGGAGCTGTCGCAGAACCAGCTGGCCATCACCGGCGCGGCCGGCATCCGCACCTCCCTCTTCCGGCCGCCGTACTCCTCCTTCTCCGCCGCCATGGACAACGAGTCCTGGCCGGTCACCCAGTACATCGGCAGCCGCGGCTACCTCACCGTCGTCAACAACACCGACAGCGAGGACTGGAAGCGCCCCGGCGTCGCCGAGATCATCCGCCGCGCCACCCCGCACGGCGGCAAGGGCGCCATCGTCCTGATGCACGACTCCGGCGGCGACCGCAGCCAGACCGTCGCCGCGCTCGACACCTTTCTGCCCGACCTGAAGGCCAAGGGCTACGAGTTCGACAACCTCACCGAGGCCCTGGACGCGCCCAGCGCGCACAGCCCGGTCACCGGCGCCGAACTCTGGAAGGGCAAGGCGTGGATCTTCCTGGTCCAGGCCTCGGAGAAGATCACCGACGTGCTGGTGGTCGGCCTCGCGATCATCGGCACCCTGGTCATCGGCCGCTTCGTGCTGATGCTCCTCCTCTCTGGCGCCCACGCCCGCCGGGTCCGCCGCAAGAGCTTCCGCTGGGGCCCGCCGGTCGGCGAACCGGTGACGGTGCTGGTCCCGGCGTACAACGAGGCCAAGTGCATTGAGAACACCGTCCGTTCCCTGATGGCGAGCGACCACCCGATCGAGGTGCTCGTCATCGACGACGGTTCCACCGACGGCACCGCCCGCATCGTCGAGGCGATGGGCCTGCCCAATGTGCGGGTCATCCGCCAGCTCAACGCCGGCAAGCCGGCCGCGCTCAACCGGGGCCTGGCGAACGCCCGTTACGACATCGTCGTGATGATGGACGGCGACACGGTCTTCGAGACGTCCACCGTCCGCGAACTCGTCCAGCCCTTCGGCGACCCCCGGGTCGGCGCCGTCGCGGGCAACGCGAAGGTCGGCAACAAGGACAGCCTCATCGGCGCCTGGCAGCACATCGAGTACGTGATGGGCTTCAACCTCGACCGCCGCATGTACGACATCCTCGGCTGCATGCCGACCATCCCCGGCGCGGTCGGCGCCTTCCGCCGCTCCGCCCTGGAGCCCTTCGGCGGCATGAGCGACGACACCCTCGCCGAGGACACCGACGTCACCATGGCGCTGCACCGGGCCGGCTGGCGCGTGGTCTACGCCGAGAACGCCCGCGCCTGGACCGAGGCCCCGGAGACGGTCCAGCAGCTGTGGTCCCAGCGCTACCGCTGGTCGTACGGCACCATGCAGGCCATCTGGAAGCACCGCCGCGCGGTGATCGAGAAGGGCCCCTCGGGCCGCTTCGGCCGCGTCGGCCTGCCCTTCGTCTCCCTGTTCATGGTCGTGGCCCCGCTGCTGGCCCCGCTGATCGACGTCTTCCTGCTCTACGGCATCGTCTTCGGCCCGACCCAGAAGACGATCGTGGCCTGGCTGGGCGTCCTGGCCATCCAGGCGGTCTGCGCGGCGTACGCCTTCCGCCTCGACCGCGAACGCATGACCCATCTGATCTCGCTGCCGCTGCAGCAGATCCTCTACCGCCAACTCATGTACGTCGTGCTGCTCCAGTCCTGGATCACCGCACTCACCGGCGGCCGCCTGCGCTGGCAGAAGCTGCGGCGCACCGGCGTCGTCGAGGCGCCGGTCGGCGGAGCGGTGCCGCGCCAGCGTGCGCAGCGCAGCGATGATCGGAGGCCCGTGGCATGA
- a CDS encoding LysR family transcriptional regulator, with protein sequence MPAHLDPRLLRAFVTVAAELHFTRAAARLYVAQQALSRDVRRLERELGSELFVRTTRQVTLTADGERLLPYAHAVLQAQDDLLAAAGQTRPLLVDLNSPGLPTPRRVLHRARELAPGHELMARYESGLTGAAEQLLAGRLDASFGRFAGLAPALRSGLGHQPVRYEPMALVLPEDHLLAARAEVPLAALAGETVYAGAGNPRTPEWTDLARSLFEGRDIALAPPAPLAVGDEEFQRIMARTRHPILAVVDFPPLPSTVLRPLVDPVPLSPVSLVWRKGLVHPGLDALRRAAALVAEEEGWLRQSPECWLPDRDTAVMAVP encoded by the coding sequence GTGCCCGCCCACCTCGACCCCCGTCTGCTCCGCGCCTTCGTGACCGTCGCCGCGGAGCTGCACTTCACCCGGGCCGCCGCCCGCCTCTACGTCGCCCAGCAGGCCCTCAGCAGGGACGTACGGCGACTGGAACGCGAACTGGGCAGCGAACTGTTCGTCCGGACCACCCGCCAGGTGACGCTCACCGCCGACGGTGAGCGCCTGCTGCCGTACGCCCACGCCGTGCTCCAGGCGCAGGACGACCTCCTCGCCGCCGCCGGACAGACCCGGCCCCTGCTGGTCGACCTCAACTCCCCGGGCCTGCCGACCCCGCGCCGGGTGCTGCACCGCGCCCGCGAACTCGCCCCCGGCCACGAACTGATGGCCCGCTACGAGAGCGGCCTGACCGGCGCGGCGGAGCAACTCCTCGCCGGGCGCCTCGACGCGTCCTTCGGACGGTTCGCGGGGCTCGCCCCCGCCCTGCGGTCCGGACTCGGCCACCAGCCCGTGCGCTACGAGCCGATGGCGCTCGTACTGCCCGAGGACCACCTCCTGGCCGCGCGGGCCGAGGTGCCGCTGGCCGCGCTTGCCGGCGAGACGGTGTACGCGGGGGCCGGAAACCCTCGCACACCTGAGTGGACGGACCTCGCCCGGTCACTGTTCGAGGGCCGGGACATCGCCCTCGCGCCGCCCGCGCCACTGGCCGTCGGGGACGAGGAGTTCCAGCGGATCATGGCGAGAACGCGTCATCCGATCCTCGCCGTGGTCGATTTTCCGCCACTGCCCTCGACGGTGCTACGCCCTCTCGTGGACCCGGTCCCGCTGTCGCCGGTGTCCCTGGTGTGGCGAAAAGGGCTGGTTCATCCCGGCCTGGACGCACTGCGGCGGGCCGCGGCCCTGGTCGCGGAGGAGGAGGGCTGGCTGCGGCAGTCCCCGGAGTGCTGGCTTCCCGATCGGGACACCGCGGTGATGGCGGTGCCATGA
- a CDS encoding MFS transporter: MPQPTSPDTPLLTVTADTLVVADFRPRGPSAPRPKGPYRRLFDLPGARAFTAGNLIARLPMGMLSVSAVVMIAGTRGSYALAGAVTATGLAATAVVAPWTARLVDRYGQARIALPATVFAVLGSLALLLCVRHGAPDWTLFACYAATATTPNTGGMSRARWAHLLKGDAEALHTANSFEQAADELCFMLGPVLAAFLCATFFPEAGTLVGAVLLLTGVALFTAQRSTEPPAGRRSTARAPFRAPGMRPLLLVCLATGAVFGSMEVVTIAFADASGHHAASGAVLALQAAGSCAAGLLYGAVRPAGSARARLPWCLAAMAALMTLPLLAAGLTGSLLVLAGALLVAGMATAPTMVTTMTLVQRYTPEGRLNEGMTLAVTGLLGGIACGSAAGGWTVEHVSAAAGYGVPVTAAATALLVCLAAFRFGPSNRSTDFRPAH, from the coding sequence ATGCCTCAGCCGACCTCCCCGGACACTCCCCTGCTCACCGTGACCGCCGACACCCTGGTCGTCGCCGACTTCCGTCCGCGCGGGCCCTCCGCGCCCCGCCCGAAGGGTCCGTACCGCCGTCTCTTCGATCTGCCCGGCGCCCGCGCGTTCACGGCCGGCAACCTCATCGCGCGGCTGCCGATGGGCATGCTCAGCGTGAGCGCCGTCGTGATGATCGCCGGGACGCGGGGGTCGTACGCGCTGGCCGGCGCCGTCACCGCGACGGGCCTGGCGGCCACCGCGGTGGTCGCCCCGTGGACCGCGCGCCTGGTCGACAGGTACGGGCAGGCCCGGATCGCCCTGCCGGCCACCGTGTTCGCCGTGCTCGGCTCGCTGGCGCTACTGCTCTGCGTGCGTCACGGCGCCCCCGACTGGACCCTGTTCGCCTGCTACGCCGCGACCGCCACCACCCCCAACACCGGCGGGATGTCCCGGGCCCGCTGGGCCCATCTGCTGAAGGGCGACGCCGAGGCCCTGCACACCGCGAACTCGTTCGAGCAGGCCGCCGACGAACTGTGCTTCATGCTCGGCCCGGTGCTCGCGGCCTTCCTGTGCGCGACGTTCTTCCCCGAGGCGGGCACGCTGGTGGGCGCCGTGCTGCTGCTGACGGGCGTGGCGCTGTTCACCGCGCAGCGCTCGACCGAGCCGCCGGCCGGGCGGCGTTCCACCGCGCGGGCGCCCTTCCGCGCGCCGGGGATGCGTCCGCTGCTGCTGGTCTGCCTCGCGACGGGAGCGGTGTTCGGCTCGATGGAGGTCGTCACCATCGCCTTCGCGGACGCGTCGGGGCACCACGCGGCGTCCGGCGCGGTGCTCGCGCTGCAGGCGGCCGGTTCCTGTGCGGCGGGACTGCTGTACGGGGCGGTGCGCCCGGCGGGGTCCGCGCGGGCACGGCTGCCGTGGTGCCTGGCGGCGATGGCCGCGCTGATGACGCTGCCGCTGCTGGCGGCCGGTCTGACCGGCTCGCTCCTGGTGCTGGCGGGGGCGCTGCTGGTCGCCGGGATGGCGACCGCCCCGACGATGGTGACGACGATGACCCTGGTCCAGCGGTACACGCCCGAGGGCCGGCTGAACGAGGGGATGACGCTCGCGGTGACCGGGCTGCTCGGCGGGATCGCCTGCGGCAGCGCGGCCGGCGGCTGGACGGTGGAGCACGTCTCGGCGGCGGCCGGATACGGCGTGCCGGTGACGGCGGCGGCGACCGCCCTGCTCGTCTGTCTGGCGGCCTTCCGGTTCGGGCCGTCGAACCGCTCCACCGATTTCCGCCCGGCCCATTGA
- a CDS encoding LacI family DNA-binding transcriptional regulator, translating into MVKITDVARRAGVSPSTVSYALSGKRPISDATRLRVQAAVRELGYRADGGGRSPAGRRTKVLALAVPMRSGVHVPVVTQFAVSVVTAARAHDHDVLLLTEGEGEEALRRAADTGLADAVIVMDVQLQDPRLPLLRSRGLPSVLIGVPAEPDGLTCVDLDFRAAGELCVGHLARLGHRVVALVGSPPEVYVRRTAFARRLVEGFTSAAHRHGLTCAVHPCGTGRDAARAIAERLVRELPALTGVVVHNEPLLDPLIDAFERLGLSIPGDLSLTAVCPSPLAASARVPVTSVAVPSAELSTRAVHLLVRKLSGAPVPGATLLPPRLTERASTAPRGA; encoded by the coding sequence ATGGTGAAGATCACGGATGTGGCCCGGCGCGCCGGGGTCTCCCCGAGCACCGTCTCCTACGCGCTGAGCGGCAAGCGTCCGATCTCCGACGCCACCCGGCTGCGCGTCCAGGCGGCCGTCCGTGAGCTGGGCTACCGCGCCGACGGCGGCGGCCGCTCCCCGGCCGGCCGCCGGACGAAGGTGCTGGCCCTGGCGGTCCCGATGCGCTCCGGCGTCCATGTGCCGGTGGTGACGCAGTTCGCGGTGTCGGTGGTGACGGCCGCCCGCGCCCATGACCACGACGTCCTGCTGCTCACCGAGGGGGAGGGCGAGGAGGCGCTCCGGCGCGCCGCGGACACGGGGCTCGCGGACGCGGTGATCGTGATGGACGTACAGCTCCAGGACCCGCGGCTGCCGTTGCTGCGGTCGCGCGGCTTACCGTCCGTGCTGATCGGCGTGCCGGCCGAGCCGGACGGACTCACCTGCGTCGATCTGGATTTCCGGGCGGCCGGCGAGCTGTGCGTGGGCCATCTGGCGCGGCTGGGGCACCGGGTGGTGGCGCTGGTCGGTTCGCCCCCGGAGGTGTACGTGCGGCGGACCGCGTTCGCGCGGCGCCTCGTGGAGGGGTTCACCTCCGCGGCCCACCGGCACGGGCTCACCTGCGCCGTACACCCGTGCGGGACCGGCCGGGACGCCGCCCGCGCGATCGCCGAGCGGCTGGTGCGCGAGCTGCCCGCGCTGACCGGGGTGGTCGTGCACAACGAACCGCTGCTCGACCCGCTGATCGACGCCTTCGAGCGGCTGGGGCTGAGCATCCCCGGCGATCTGTCCCTGACCGCCGTCTGCCCGTCCCCGCTCGCCGCGTCGGCCCGCGTCCCGGTCACCTCGGTCGCCGTGCCGTCGGCGGAGCTGAGCACCCGCGCGGTGCACCTGCTGGTACGGAAGCTGTCCGGCGCCCCCGTACCCGGGGCGACCCTGCTGCCGCCCCGGCTGACGGAACGGGCGAGCACGGCACCGCGCGGGGCGTGA
- a CDS encoding extracellular catalytic domain type 1 short-chain-length polyhydroxyalkanoate depolymerase has product MTQTRAALRPTVLTALLAALLSVLLTPTPASAASLQEVTGFGSNPGALKMYRYVPDGLPAGRPVVVALHGCTQNAAGYATGTGWTTLADRWGFSVVLPQQQSGNNSSQCFNWFQDADIRRGQGEAASVAQMVDRQLADVSGNASRVYVTGLSAGGGMTAVMMAAYPEKFAAGGVVAGLPYGCAQAAGSPFVCMYVGATQTPAQWGDRVRAARPGYTGPWPALTVLHGTADYTVKPVNMTDLVEQWTDVQGADRTADVSDTVAGHPHQIFRGPDGKAVVETYSIDGMGHGQPVDPGSGTEQCGTAGAYFLDVGLCAAHRLGKAWQLG; this is encoded by the coding sequence ATGACACAGACCAGAGCCGCACTACGCCCCACCGTGCTGACGGCCCTCCTGGCCGCCCTCCTCTCCGTCCTGCTGACCCCCACCCCCGCCTCGGCCGCCTCCCTCCAGGAGGTCACCGGCTTCGGCAGCAACCCGGGCGCCCTGAAGATGTACCGGTACGTCCCCGACGGGCTGCCCGCGGGCCGGCCCGTGGTGGTCGCCCTGCACGGCTGCACCCAGAACGCCGCCGGCTACGCCACCGGCACCGGCTGGACGACGCTCGCCGACCGCTGGGGCTTCTCCGTCGTGCTGCCCCAGCAGCAGAGCGGCAACAACTCCAGCCAGTGCTTCAACTGGTTCCAGGACGCCGACATCCGGCGCGGGCAGGGAGAGGCCGCCTCCGTCGCCCAGATGGTCGACCGGCAGCTCGCCGACGTCTCCGGGAACGCCTCGCGCGTGTACGTCACCGGCCTGTCCGCCGGCGGCGGGATGACCGCCGTGATGATGGCCGCCTACCCGGAGAAGTTCGCCGCGGGCGGCGTCGTCGCCGGGCTGCCCTACGGGTGCGCGCAGGCCGCCGGATCACCGTTCGTGTGCATGTACGTCGGCGCCACCCAGACCCCGGCCCAGTGGGGCGACCGGGTGCGCGCCGCGCGGCCCGGGTACACCGGCCCCTGGCCCGCCCTCACCGTCCTGCACGGCACGGCCGACTACACGGTGAAGCCGGTCAACATGACCGACCTGGTCGAGCAGTGGACCGATGTGCAGGGCGCCGACCGGACCGCCGACGTCAGCGACACCGTCGCCGGACACCCGCACCAGATCTTCCGCGGCCCGGACGGGAAGGCGGTCGTCGAGACGTACAGCATCGACGGCATGGGGCACGGCCAGCCCGTCGACCCGGGCAGCGGGACCGAGCAGTGCGGGACGGCCGGGGCGTACTTCCTGGACGTCGGCCTGTGCGCCGCCCACCGGCTCGGGAAGGCCTGGCAGCTGGGCTGA
- the smpB gene encoding SsrA-binding protein SmpB — translation MAKEKGRKLIAQNKKARHDYLIIDTYEAGLVLTGTEVKSLRQGRASLVDGFVQLDDHEAWLHNVHVPEYSQGTWTNHSARRKRKLLLHREEIDKLESKSQETGHTIVPLALYFKDGRAKVEIALAKGKKEYDKRQTLREKQDRRETEKAISAVRRKQRA, via the coding sequence ATGGCTAAGGAAAAAGGGCGCAAGCTGATCGCGCAGAACAAGAAGGCGCGGCACGACTACCTCATCATCGACACCTACGAGGCCGGCCTGGTCCTCACCGGCACCGAGGTGAAGTCCCTGCGCCAGGGACGGGCGTCGCTGGTGGACGGCTTCGTCCAGCTGGACGACCACGAGGCGTGGCTGCACAACGTGCACGTGCCGGAGTACAGCCAGGGCACCTGGACCAACCACAGCGCGCGGCGCAAGCGCAAGCTGCTGCTGCACCGCGAGGAGATCGACAAGCTCGAGTCCAAGTCGCAGGAGACGGGGCACACCATCGTGCCGCTCGCCCTGTACTTCAAGGACGGCCGTGCGAAGGTCGAGATCGCGCTGGCCAAGGGCAAGAAGGAGTACGACAAGCGGCAGACGCTCCGCGAGAAGCAGGACCGGCGCGAGACCGAGAAGGCGATCTCCGCGGTCCGCAGGAAGCAGCGCGCCTAG